From Cellulomonas chengniuliangii, the proteins below share one genomic window:
- the lpdA gene encoding dihydrolipoyl dehydrogenase, with the protein MADTTGTAFDIVVLGGGSGGYAAALRGAQLGKSVALIEGGKLGGTCLHNGCIPTKALLHAAEIADNARDGAHFGVHTELKGIDMAGVNQYKESVVARLYKGLQGLIKSRKITVFEGYGKLVDKNAVEVNGERITGENIVLGTGSYARSLPGLDIGGRVITSDQALQLDWVPRSAIILGGGVIGSEFASVWRSFGADVTIIEALPHLVPNEDEALSKAFERAFRKRGIGFNLGVRFQGVTQDDNGVHVTLEDGKTFDADLLLVAVGRGPVTAGLGYEEQGLTLDRGFVITDERLHTGVGNIYAVGDIVPGLQLAHRGFAQGIFVAEQIAGLNPQPIVESGIPRVTYSDPEVASVGLTEAKAKEIHGADAVETLEYNLGGNGKSQILGTAGFIKLVRQKDGPVIGVHMIGARVGELIGEGQLIVNWEAYPEDVAALVHAHPTQNEALGEAHLALAGKPLHAHN; encoded by the coding sequence GTGGCCGACACCACCGGAACCGCTTTCGACATCGTCGTCCTGGGCGGAGGAAGCGGCGGCTACGCGGCTGCGCTCCGTGGCGCCCAGCTCGGCAAGAGCGTGGCGCTGATCGAGGGCGGCAAGCTGGGCGGGACCTGCCTGCACAACGGCTGCATCCCGACCAAGGCGCTGCTGCACGCCGCTGAGATCGCCGACAACGCCCGCGACGGCGCGCACTTCGGAGTGCACACCGAGCTCAAGGGCATCGACATGGCGGGGGTGAACCAGTACAAGGAGTCCGTTGTCGCACGCCTGTACAAGGGCCTCCAGGGACTCATCAAGTCCCGCAAGATCACCGTCTTCGAGGGCTACGGCAAGCTCGTCGACAAGAACGCGGTCGAGGTCAACGGCGAGCGGATCACGGGCGAGAACATCGTCCTCGGCACCGGCTCCTACGCCCGCTCGCTGCCCGGCCTGGACATCGGCGGCCGGGTCATCACCTCCGACCAGGCCCTGCAGCTCGACTGGGTGCCCCGCTCGGCCATCATCCTCGGCGGCGGCGTCATCGGCTCCGAGTTCGCGAGCGTGTGGCGCTCCTTCGGGGCCGACGTCACGATCATCGAGGCGCTCCCCCACCTCGTCCCGAACGAGGACGAGGCACTGTCCAAGGCGTTCGAGCGGGCGTTCCGCAAGCGCGGCATCGGCTTCAACCTGGGGGTCCGCTTCCAGGGCGTCACGCAGGACGACAACGGCGTGCACGTCACGCTCGAGGACGGCAAGACGTTCGACGCCGACCTGCTGCTCGTGGCCGTCGGCCGTGGGCCGGTCACCGCGGGCCTCGGCTACGAGGAGCAGGGCCTGACGCTCGACCGCGGCTTCGTCATCACCGACGAACGCCTGCACACCGGCGTCGGCAACATCTACGCCGTCGGCGACATCGTGCCCGGCCTGCAGCTCGCGCACCGCGGCTTCGCCCAGGGCATCTTCGTCGCCGAGCAGATCGCGGGCCTCAACCCCCAGCCGATCGTCGAGTCGGGCATCCCCCGCGTCACCTACTCCGACCCGGAGGTCGCCTCCGTCGGGCTCACCGAGGCCAAGGCCAAGGAGATCCACGGGGCGGACGCCGTCGAGACGCTCGAGTACAACCTGGGCGGCAACGGCAAGAGCCAGATCCTCGGCACGGCCGGCTTCATCAAGCTGGTGCGGCAGAAGGACGGACCCGTCATCGGCGTCCACATGATCGGCGCCCGCGTCGGCGAGCTCATCGGCGAAGGCCAGCTCATCGTCAACTGGGAGGCCTACCCCGAGGACGTCGCCGCACTGGTGCACGCCCACCCCACGCAGAACGAGGCTCTCGGGGAGGCGCACCTCGCGCTCGCCGGCAAGCCGCTGCACGCCCACAACTGA
- a CDS encoding aminoglycoside phosphotransferase family protein gives MAPAIDPVLTIPTILHDGIGRTPAGAEWLAALPRLVEAAARRWGLAVGEPFQDGSAAWTAPARTPEGRAVVLKVVMPHDEARHEAAVLRAWQGHGAVTLVAHDPGDWALLLEQVVPGTPMTASTTPAAELLGAAAAVHRALLAAPVVGLADLPAMADVCRAWSEGLTDRAGRAAAEGDLDLDGTLVERAHHLLDELPGTTGHHAVVHGDLNPGNLLLGLDGEWVAIDPKPMVGDPAYDLWPLLEQVDPPFRAADPARLLRERTALLSDRTGLDPRRVAGWALARSVESALWRWDRLGDIAGAQRELDRSAVWAALA, from the coding sequence GTGGCCCCCGCGATCGACCCCGTCCTCACCATTCCGACGATCCTGCACGACGGCATCGGCCGCACACCCGCCGGCGCCGAGTGGCTCGCTGCCCTGCCACGGCTCGTGGAGGCCGCCGCGCGCCGTTGGGGCCTCGCCGTCGGCGAGCCGTTCCAGGACGGGTCCGCGGCCTGGACGGCGCCCGCGCGGACCCCGGAAGGACGCGCCGTCGTCCTCAAGGTGGTCATGCCGCACGACGAGGCACGCCACGAGGCGGCAGTGCTGCGCGCCTGGCAGGGGCATGGCGCCGTCACGCTGGTGGCACATGACCCGGGGGACTGGGCGCTGCTGCTCGAGCAGGTCGTGCCAGGCACCCCGATGACGGCGTCCACCACGCCCGCCGCCGAGCTGTTGGGCGCGGCGGCGGCCGTCCACCGGGCCCTGCTGGCCGCCCCCGTGGTCGGGCTCGCCGACCTGCCGGCCATGGCTGACGTGTGCCGCGCCTGGTCGGAAGGGCTGACGGACCGGGCGGGCCGCGCGGCGGCGGAGGGCGACCTCGACCTCGACGGCACGCTGGTCGAGCGAGCGCACCACTTGCTGGACGAGCTGCCGGGGACCACGGGCCACCACGCCGTCGTGCACGGCGACCTGAACCCCGGCAACCTGCTGCTCGGGCTTGACGGCGAGTGGGTCGCGATCGACCCCAAGCCGATGGTCGGGGACCCCGCGTACGACCTGTGGCCGCTGCTCGAGCAGGTCGACCCGCCGTTCCGCGCCGCGGATCCCGCCCGGCTGCTGCGCGAGCGCACCGCGCTCCTGTCCGACCGCACCGGCCTCGACCCTCGACGCGTCGCCGGCTGGGCGTTGGCCCGGTCGGTCGAGTCCGCGCTGTGGCGATGGGACCGGCTCGGGGACATCGCGGGCGCCCAGCGGGAGCTCGACCGGTCGGCGGTGTGGGCGGCTCTCGCCTGA
- a CDS encoding TIGR01777 family oxidoreductase gives MDIVIAGSHGLIGTALTTGLRDRGHRVRRLVRRDAQGPDELRWDPRAGTLDPRGLRGVDAVVNLAGASIGDWPLTAARKREIVASRTRSTTLLSEAVAALDAPPAVLLQASGIGAYGDRGDTLIDESEPLGHTFFAGVVRQWEASTAAAEAAGVRVAHLRTGIVLSPEGGALGRLLPLLRLGLGGPLGTGRQYWSWITLPDEVAAIIHLLDAPVRGPVNLVASATTNADLTRAIAVRMGRPAVLRPPAWALRLVLGDLSQEVLGSVRATPAKLAASGFVPRHPDVEAAARYVTGAG, from the coding sequence ATGGACATCGTCATCGCCGGCTCGCACGGCCTGATCGGCACAGCCCTGACCACCGGGCTGCGGGATCGCGGGCACCGGGTCCGCCGCCTCGTCCGACGCGACGCTCAGGGGCCAGACGAGCTCCGGTGGGACCCGCGCGCCGGCACGCTCGACCCGCGGGGCCTGCGGGGCGTGGACGCCGTGGTGAACCTGGCAGGCGCGAGCATCGGCGACTGGCCGTTGACGGCTGCCCGCAAGCGGGAGATCGTCGCGTCGCGCACGCGCTCCACGACGCTGCTCAGCGAGGCGGTCGCCGCCCTGGACGCTCCCCCGGCAGTGCTGCTCCAGGCCTCCGGCATCGGCGCCTACGGGGACCGTGGCGACACGTTGATCGACGAGTCGGAGCCGTTGGGGCACACCTTCTTCGCGGGCGTGGTGCGCCAGTGGGAGGCATCGACGGCCGCCGCCGAGGCGGCGGGCGTCCGGGTGGCCCACCTCCGCACGGGCATCGTGCTGTCGCCGGAGGGAGGCGCGCTGGGCAGGCTCCTGCCGCTGCTGCGCCTCGGCCTCGGCGGGCCCCTCGGCACGGGGCGGCAGTACTGGAGCTGGATCACGCTGCCCGACGAGGTCGCCGCGATCATCCACCTCCTCGACGCTCCCGTGCGGGGCCCGGTCAACCTCGTGGCGTCCGCGACGACGAACGCCGACCTGACGCGCGCGATCGCCGTTCGGATGGGCCGCCCCGCGGTGCTGCGCCCACCGGCGTGGGCGCTGCGGCTCGTGCTGGGCGACCTCTCGCAGGAGGTGCTGGGCTCGGTGCGCGCCACCCCGGCGAAGCTCGCCGCCAGCGGCTTCGTCCCGCGGCATCCGGACGTCGAGGCCGCCGCCCGCTACGTCACCGGTGCGGGCTGA
- a CDS encoding leucyl aminopeptidase, which produces MPRLTLTSQNPDRLSVDALVVAVAQGDSGPLLVDADWLPAEVSAEITSVATTLGITGAVDEVRKLPTGGRVAAKVLVLTGVGPDTTPDEEATRRAAGAAVRELAGSASVALALPAADVAHAAAVAEGALFGAYAYTRYRDAEAGAKAAPVAEIQVVTPLAKDKAAKAAVARAEVVADAVRATRDLVNAAPNDLYPAAFADLAKAAVKEAGRGSALKITVLDEKALAAGGYGGLIGVGQGSARPPRLVKVAYSPSKPAAKVALVGKGITFDSGGISIKPAAGMDAMKSDMAGAAAVLHTVIAAAQLELPVAVTGWLCLAENMPSGTAQRPSDVITIRGGKTVEVLNTDAEGRLVMADGLAAAVEEKPDVVLDIATLTGAQIVALGNRVSAVMGSEDVRSEVVAAADASGEQFWPMPLPAELRAGLKSKVADLANIGDRFGGMLSAGLFLQEFVGSTPWAHLDIAGPSFNEKAAHGYTPVGGTGVGVRTLLALVEARAAAK; this is translated from the coding sequence GTGCCTCGACTGACTCTGACTTCCCAAAATCCTGACCGCCTCTCCGTCGACGCCCTGGTCGTCGCTGTCGCCCAGGGCGACAGCGGGCCCCTGCTCGTGGACGCCGACTGGCTCCCCGCGGAGGTGAGCGCGGAGATCACGTCCGTGGCGACCACGCTCGGGATCACCGGCGCCGTCGACGAGGTGCGCAAGCTGCCCACGGGCGGTCGTGTCGCCGCGAAGGTCCTCGTGCTGACGGGTGTCGGCCCGGACACCACGCCGGACGAGGAGGCCACCCGCCGTGCCGCGGGCGCCGCCGTGCGCGAGCTCGCGGGCTCCGCCTCGGTCGCCCTGGCCCTGCCCGCGGCCGACGTCGCCCACGCGGCGGCCGTCGCCGAGGGCGCCCTGTTCGGCGCCTACGCCTACACCCGCTACCGCGACGCGGAGGCCGGCGCGAAGGCGGCCCCGGTCGCCGAGATCCAGGTCGTCACCCCGCTCGCCAAGGACAAGGCCGCGAAGGCCGCCGTCGCACGCGCCGAGGTCGTCGCCGACGCCGTCCGCGCCACCCGCGACCTGGTCAACGCCGCGCCGAACGACCTGTACCCCGCCGCGTTCGCGGACCTGGCCAAGGCCGCGGTCAAGGAGGCGGGGCGCGGCAGCGCGCTGAAGATCACCGTGCTCGACGAGAAGGCGCTGGCCGCGGGCGGCTACGGCGGCCTGATCGGCGTCGGGCAGGGCTCCGCTCGGCCGCCTCGCCTGGTGAAGGTCGCGTACTCCCCGAGCAAGCCGGCGGCCAAGGTGGCGCTGGTCGGCAAGGGCATCACGTTCGACTCCGGCGGCATCTCGATCAAGCCGGCCGCCGGCATGGACGCCATGAAGTCCGACATGGCCGGTGCTGCGGCGGTGCTGCACACCGTCATCGCCGCGGCCCAGCTCGAGCTGCCCGTCGCCGTCACGGGCTGGCTGTGCCTCGCGGAGAACATGCCGTCCGGCACTGCGCAGCGCCCCTCCGACGTGATAACGATCCGCGGCGGCAAGACCGTCGAGGTGCTCAACACCGACGCTGAGGGCCGGCTCGTGATGGCTGACGGCCTGGCCGCGGCCGTCGAGGAGAAGCCGGACGTGGTCCTGGACATCGCCACGCTCACCGGCGCGCAGATCGTCGCGCTCGGCAACCGGGTCTCGGCTGTGATGGGCTCGGAGGACGTCCGCTCCGAGGTCGTCGCCGCCGCTGACGCGTCGGGCGAGCAGTTCTGGCCCATGCCCCTCCCGGCCGAGCTCCGCGCCGGGCTCAAGTCGAAGGTCGCCGACCTGGCGAACATCGGCGACCGCTTCGGCGGGATGCTGAGCGCGGGCCTGTTCCTGCAGGAGTTCGTCGGCTCGACGCCGTGGGCCCACCTGGACATCGCCGGCCCGTCGTTCAACGAGAAGGCCGCCCACGGCTACACGCCGGTGGGCGGCACAGGCGTGGGCGTGCGGACGCTGCTCGCGCTCGTCGAGGCGCGCGCGGCCGCGAAGTAG
- the sucB gene encoding 2-oxoglutarate dehydrogenase, E2 component, dihydrolipoamide succinyltransferase has translation MSDNVQLPALGESVTEGTVTRWLKNVGDTVEVDEPLLEISTDKVDTEIPSPFAGVLEQILVQEDETVEVGANLAVIGSGDGAAPAADSAEKAPEPEAAPAPAPEQEQAPAEQSAPAAEAPAAGGSGGEEVTLPALGESVTEGTVTRWLKSVGDTVEVDEPLLEISTDKVDTEIPSPLAGTIQEIRVQEDETVEVGAVLAVIGSGAAQEAPAPAAAAPAPAPEAAPAPEAAPAPKAATPAQSAPAPAPAPAPAEQAAAPAASGSYLTPLVRKLAAEKGVDVSTLAGTGVGGRIRKEDVLEAAAKAAEAAKAAEAKPAASAPAAAKATAPVEVSPLRGTTEKASRLRQIIAERMVDALHSQAQLTTVVEVDVTKVARLRAKAKNDFKAREGVNLTFLPFFVLAAIEALKVHPKVNGVLEGNQITYHGEENVGIAVDTPRGLLVPVIRDAGDLNLAGISRKIADLAARTRDNKVTPDELSGATFTVTNTGSGGALFDTPIVPGGTSAIMGTGTIVKRPVVTTDADGAEVIAIRSMCYLSLSYDHRLVDGADASRYLMTVKQRIEEGAFEDQVGL, from the coding sequence ATGTCTGACAACGTGCAGCTCCCCGCCCTCGGCGAATCCGTCACCGAAGGCACCGTCACCCGCTGGCTGAAGAACGTCGGCGACACCGTCGAGGTCGACGAGCCCTTGCTCGAGATCTCGACCGACAAGGTCGACACCGAGATCCCCTCGCCCTTCGCGGGCGTGCTCGAGCAGATCCTGGTCCAGGAGGACGAGACCGTCGAGGTCGGCGCCAACCTGGCAGTGATCGGCTCCGGCGACGGCGCGGCCCCCGCGGCCGACTCCGCCGAGAAGGCCCCCGAGCCGGAGGCGGCGCCCGCGCCCGCCCCCGAGCAGGAGCAGGCTCCCGCCGAGCAGTCGGCCCCGGCCGCCGAGGCCCCCGCGGCTGGCGGCTCTGGCGGCGAGGAGGTCACCCTCCCCGCGCTGGGCGAGTCCGTCACCGAGGGAACCGTCACCCGCTGGCTGAAGAGCGTCGGCGACACCGTCGAGGTCGACGAGCCGCTGCTCGAGATCTCCACGGACAAGGTCGACACCGAGATCCCCTCGCCCCTCGCCGGGACGATCCAGGAGATCCGGGTCCAGGAGGACGAGACCGTCGAGGTCGGCGCCGTGCTCGCCGTGATCGGCTCTGGCGCCGCCCAGGAGGCGCCCGCACCGGCCGCCGCGGCCCCGGCTCCCGCACCCGAGGCGGCACCGGCCCCGGAGGCCGCGCCGGCTCCGAAGGCCGCCACGCCCGCCCAGTCCGCGCCCGCCCCGGCTCCCGCGCCGGCCCCCGCCGAGCAGGCCGCGGCTCCGGCCGCCTCGGGCTCGTACCTCACCCCGCTCGTCCGCAAGCTCGCGGCCGAGAAGGGCGTCGACGTCTCGACCCTGGCGGGCACGGGCGTCGGAGGCCGCATCCGCAAGGAGGACGTCCTCGAGGCCGCTGCCAAGGCAGCCGAGGCCGCGAAGGCCGCTGAGGCCAAGCCCGCCGCGTCGGCTCCCGCCGCCGCCAAGGCAACCGCCCCGGTCGAGGTGTCCCCGCTGCGGGGCACCACCGAGAAGGCCAGCCGGCTGCGTCAGATCATCGCCGAGCGCATGGTCGACGCCCTGCACAGCCAGGCCCAGCTGACCACGGTGGTCGAGGTCGACGTGACGAAGGTCGCCCGCCTGCGGGCCAAGGCCAAGAACGACTTCAAGGCCCGCGAGGGCGTCAACCTCACGTTCCTGCCGTTCTTCGTCCTCGCCGCGATCGAGGCGCTGAAGGTCCACCCCAAGGTCAACGGGGTGCTCGAGGGCAACCAGATCACCTACCACGGCGAGGAGAACGTCGGCATCGCCGTCGACACGCCGCGCGGGCTCCTGGTGCCGGTCATCCGCGACGCGGGCGACCTCAACCTCGCGGGCATCTCCCGCAAGATCGCGGACCTCGCGGCCCGCACGCGGGACAACAAGGTCACGCCCGACGAGCTGAGCGGCGCCACCTTCACGGTGACGAACACCGGCTCCGGCGGCGCGCTGTTCGACACGCCCATCGTCCCCGGCGGCACCTCCGCCATCATGGGCACCGGCACGATCGTCAAGCGCCCCGTGGTGACGACGGACGCCGACGGCGCCGAGGTCATCGCGATCCGCTCGATGTGCTACCTGTCGCTGTCGTACGACCACCGCCTGGTGGACGGCGCCGACGCGTCGCGCTACCTCATGACGGTCAAGCAGCGCATCGAAGAGGGCGCGTTCGAGGACCAGGTCGGCCTCTGA
- a CDS encoding fructosamine kinase family protein: MPPGVFRKGRADAPDGFFACEAAGLEWLRAAHGAPVARVVDVGPDHLDLERLTEAAPSREAARAFGSLLAATHDAGAPAFGSPPDGWDGDGFFGPLSDPLALRSGAFAHWGEFYARCRLEPIARQGLERGALGPADAGLLEAVARRAASGSWDDGEPPSRVHGDLWAGNVLWTPRGATLIDPAAHGGHRESDLAMLALFGLPFLDDVVAGYQQAHPLRASWRRRVGLHQLYPVAVHAVLFGGHYVDQMRRLATQCA; this comes from the coding sequence ATGCCGCCGGGGGTCTTCCGCAAAGGGCGTGCCGACGCGCCGGACGGGTTCTTCGCGTGCGAGGCGGCGGGCCTCGAGTGGCTGCGTGCGGCCCACGGAGCCCCGGTGGCACGCGTCGTCGACGTCGGCCCCGACCACCTGGATCTCGAACGGCTCACCGAGGCGGCCCCGAGCAGGGAGGCGGCCCGCGCTTTCGGCTCCCTGCTCGCGGCGACGCACGACGCCGGGGCGCCGGCGTTCGGCAGCCCGCCTGACGGGTGGGACGGGGACGGGTTCTTCGGCCCCCTGTCGGACCCGCTGGCGCTGCGTTCGGGGGCGTTCGCCCACTGGGGCGAGTTCTACGCCAGGTGCCGGCTGGAGCCGATCGCGCGCCAGGGCCTCGAGCGGGGCGCCCTGGGGCCCGCCGACGCCGGCCTGCTCGAGGCTGTGGCGCGGCGTGCCGCGAGCGGGTCGTGGGACGACGGCGAGCCGCCGTCGCGCGTGCACGGCGACCTCTGGGCCGGGAACGTGCTGTGGACGCCGCGGGGGGCGACCCTCATCGATCCTGCGGCGCACGGTGGCCACCGCGAGTCGGATCTCGCGATGCTGGCGCTGTTCGGGCTCCCGTTCCTGGACGACGTCGTGGCCGGGTACCAGCAGGCGCACCCGCTGCGCGCCAGTTGGCGGCGGCGTGTCGGCCTCCATCAGCTATACCCGGTGGCGGTCCATGCGGTGCTGTTCGGCGGCCACTACGTGGACCAGATGCGCCGCCTCGCGACTCAGTGCGCGTGA
- a CDS encoding protein kinase domain-containing protein, with amino-acid sequence MRFHGPSPTSRPSEPRATAPPDDRLDPAVAAALLTAGYRALGPVGRGSGGPAWSATSLDEPGLRVVVRVVDLAPDPRREARLRRLVGVSHPHLARLVAAVPVPPDRCALLVEHVPGPTLEALREARGPLTSGEAVTVAVPLADALDALHTAGLVHGDVSPANVIVRQDGRPALVDLQGAVVDSGGTVGFAAPELEQGVEPSAASDVHALAQTILAQLPPDRPPGTPSAELTELRAVIAEASAPEQEARPGARAFGDACFRVDEAEPIGLPDPSVLARTELARLAARPGARSTTRPGAVVRGRGASRHRAPRRWRGPAARLVVAVVVVGLAGTGALALSGSARDADVAAESPAAASPVLTAAPAPDPVAAAVALTAARVEAIASGDSARLDAVEGPGSPAHVADTRLLAELAEQGVRVEGLQVQVHDARRLVGRLADAARASREESAPAQRTARVEVTSTLSSHRRVGVDGAVLQEVAASGPTAVVLVLRLTAVGWRVAEVEVSPHR; translated from the coding sequence ATGCGGTTCCACGGGCCCTCGCCGACGTCTCGTCCCTCCGAGCCGCGCGCGACGGCGCCCCCGGACGACAGGCTCGACCCCGCCGTCGCCGCGGCGCTGCTCACGGCCGGGTACCGCGCGCTCGGCCCGGTGGGGCGTGGCAGCGGCGGCCCGGCGTGGTCGGCGACGTCCCTCGACGAGCCAGGGCTCCGGGTGGTCGTGCGGGTCGTCGACCTCGCGCCCGACCCTCGCCGCGAGGCACGCCTGCGCCGGCTGGTCGGCGTCAGCCACCCGCACCTCGCACGACTGGTGGCGGCCGTCCCCGTCCCACCCGACCGCTGCGCGCTGCTCGTCGAGCACGTCCCCGGGCCGACGCTCGAGGCCCTGCGCGAGGCGCGCGGGCCGCTCACCTCAGGGGAGGCGGTGACGGTCGCCGTGCCCCTGGCCGACGCCCTCGACGCGCTGCACACAGCCGGCCTGGTGCATGGCGACGTCTCCCCGGCCAACGTCATCGTGCGGCAGGACGGCCGACCGGCGCTCGTCGACCTGCAGGGCGCCGTGGTGGACAGCGGCGGCACCGTCGGCTTCGCCGCGCCCGAGCTCGAGCAGGGAGTCGAGCCGAGTGCCGCGTCGGACGTGCACGCGCTCGCCCAGACGATCCTGGCGCAGCTCCCACCCGACCGGCCGCCGGGGACGCCGAGCGCAGAGCTCACCGAGCTGCGTGCCGTCATCGCCGAGGCGAGCGCGCCCGAGCAGGAGGCCCGGCCCGGCGCCCGCGCGTTCGGCGACGCCTGCTTCCGGGTCGACGAGGCCGAGCCCATCGGCCTGCCCGACCCCTCCGTCCTGGCGCGGACCGAGCTCGCGCGCCTCGCCGCCCGCCCCGGCGCCCGGTCCACCACGCGCCCCGGAGCCGTCGTGCGAGGGCGCGGGGCATCCCGGCATCGCGCGCCGAGACGCTGGCGTGGGCCGGCGGCCCGGCTCGTGGTCGCCGTCGTCGTCGTGGGCCTCGCCGGCACCGGGGCCTTGGCCCTGTCGGGGAGCGCGCGGGACGCGGACGTGGCCGCGGAGAGCCCGGCAGCCGCCAGCCCCGTCCTGACGGCGGCGCCCGCGCCCGATCCAGTCGCCGCCGCGGTGGCACTCACCGCCGCTCGGGTCGAGGCGATCGCCAGCGGCGACAGCGCACGGCTCGACGCCGTCGAGGGGCCAGGCTCCCCGGCGCACGTCGCGGACACCCGGCTTCTCGCCGAACTCGCGGAGCAAGGCGTGCGGGTTGAGGGCCTGCAGGTCCAAGTCCACGACGCGCGACGCCTGGTGGGCCGTCTCGCCGACGCGGCCCGAGCGTCGCGCGAGGAGTCGGCGCCAGCCCAAAGGACCGCCCGGGTCGAGGTCACCTCGACACTGTCGTCGCATCGCCGGGTAGGCGTCGACGGCGCAGTCCTGCAGGAGGTCGCGGCGAGCGGCCCGACGGCGGTGGTGCTGGTCCTGCGTCTCACAGCGGTGGGCTGGAGGGTCGCAGAGGTCGAGGTCAGCCCGCACCGGTGA
- a CDS encoding oxidoreductase translates to MGLFTRWRRAGRTTPPPDTAPESGRDRERATLAHLGDFVATRVGVEAYVEPQTNVTQTTVMLIATDGEWTRRRVPDAKAAYEIARSLAIPVYDVQRTGYPQRMRDWNTRQRIERQRRRA, encoded by the coding sequence ATGGGTCTGTTCACACGTTGGCGCCGCGCCGGACGCACGACGCCGCCGCCGGACACCGCGCCGGAGAGCGGGCGGGACCGTGAGCGGGCCACGCTGGCCCACCTCGGGGACTTCGTCGCCACCCGGGTGGGCGTCGAGGCCTACGTCGAGCCCCAGACGAACGTCACCCAGACCACCGTGATGCTGATCGCGACAGACGGTGAGTGGACGCGCCGGCGCGTGCCCGACGCGAAGGCCGCGTACGAGATCGCGCGCTCGCTGGCCATCCCCGTGTACGACGTGCAGCGCACCGGCTACCCGCAGCGGATGCGGGACTGGAACACCCGGCAGCGGATCGAGCGGCAGCGCCGCAGGGCCTGA
- a CDS encoding Gfo/Idh/MocA family oxidoreductase produces the protein MSVTRRVGLVGYGSAGRSIHSRLLREAGLRVTHVVTRSPERSAAAREDWPGVTIVRSVGALLERAAILDLVVIASPTAEHAAQAHAVLEAGLPVVVDKPLATTTETARALARAAEGAGARLTVFQNRRWDPEQLTLQSVIASGELGVVHRFERRWERWRPEPQRRWKEQDLVGGGLLLDLGAHLVDSAIELFGAVVSVYAELRSITTPAEDDVFLALTHRSTDGGPGVISHLQASGITGAPGPRTRVLGDKGAYLVTSYEGEATPFSVLDETWVARGRDKDHEGWLVHGSDRVAVPRAPGGHQDFYRDVVRWLDEGAPPPVDPWDAVRTATVLDAARVSARESRVVTLGPATTG, from the coding sequence ATGAGCGTGACGAGGCGTGTCGGACTGGTCGGGTACGGGTCTGCCGGCCGGAGCATCCACTCCCGGCTGCTGCGGGAGGCGGGCCTGCGCGTGACTCATGTGGTGACCCGCAGCCCGGAGCGATCTGCCGCCGCCCGGGAGGACTGGCCCGGCGTGACGATCGTGCGGAGCGTGGGCGCGCTCCTGGAGCGGGCGGCCATTCTCGACCTGGTCGTCATCGCCAGCCCCACGGCCGAGCACGCGGCGCAGGCGCACGCCGTCCTCGAGGCCGGGCTGCCGGTGGTCGTCGACAAGCCGCTCGCCACCACCACCGAGACCGCGCGCGCCCTGGCGCGGGCCGCCGAGGGCGCGGGGGCGCGGCTCACCGTCTTCCAGAACCGGCGGTGGGACCCCGAGCAGCTCACGCTGCAGTCGGTGATCGCCTCCGGTGAGCTGGGCGTGGTGCACCGGTTCGAGCGCCGGTGGGAGCGGTGGCGGCCCGAGCCGCAGCGCCGCTGGAAGGAGCAGGACCTGGTGGGCGGCGGCCTGCTGCTCGACCTCGGGGCGCACCTCGTGGACTCCGCGATCGAGCTCTTCGGCGCCGTCGTCAGCGTCTACGCCGAGCTCAGGTCGATCACGACGCCCGCCGAGGACGACGTGTTCCTGGCACTGACGCACCGGTCCACGGACGGCGGGCCGGGCGTCATCAGCCACCTCCAGGCGAGCGGGATCACGGGAGCACCCGGCCCGCGCACCCGGGTGCTGGGGGACAAGGGCGCCTATCTCGTGACCAGCTACGAGGGAGAGGCGACACCGTTCTCCGTGCTGGACGAGACGTGGGTCGCCCGGGGCCGCGACAAGGACCACGAGGGCTGGCTGGTCCACGGCTCAGACCGGGTGGCGGTGCCGAGGGCGCCCGGCGGCCACCAGGACTTCTACCGGGACGTGGTGCGCTGGCTCGATGAGGGCGCGCCGCCGCCAGTCGACCCGTGGGATGCGGTCCGGACCGCCACCGTGCTGGACGCCGCACGGGTCTCGGCGCGGGAGTCGAGGGTGGTCACGCTCGGACCGGCCACCACCGGCTGA